The Dysidea avara chromosome 13, odDysAvar1.4, whole genome shotgun sequence genome includes a region encoding these proteins:
- the LOC136243079 gene encoding interferon-induced transmembrane protein 3-like, whose product MEPESTTEQLQYTPAPPSLSMSSYPPAVDHTVYQPANPIAQPPPPYAYPQQQLQTATTNVSVVTVAQQPTTNIIALAVRPPNHIALSLVNLFCCCFPLGLIALIYSLRVDSEYSAGNYQEARRASNTARSLNIAGITIGIILLVCTIIYIGIHAAVVAS is encoded by the exons ATGGAGCCAGAATCTACCACTGAACAGCTACAGTATACTCCAGCACCACCATCACTGTCAATGTCATCATATCCGCCGGCTGTTGATCATACGGTTTATCAACCTGCTAACCCTATCGCTCAGCCCCCTCCGCCCTATG CTTATCCACAACAACAGCTACAAACAGCAACTACTAATGTTTCA GTGGTGACTGTAGCACAGCAGCCGACCACCAACATCATTGCCCTTGCTGTTAGGCCTCCAAACCATATTGCACTGTCATTGGTGAATCTGTTCTGCTGCTGTTTCCCTCTTGGACTTATAGCACTGATTTACTCTCTAAGG GTGGACTCTGAATACAGTGCAGGTAACTATCAAGAAGCAAGGAGGGCTTCTAACACTGCGAGGTCTCTCAACATTGCTGGAATTACAATTGGAATCATCCTCTTAGTCTGTACCATCATCTATATCGGGATTCATGCAGCAGTAGTCGCATCATGA
- the LOC136243634 gene encoding synapse differentiation-inducing gene protein 1-like, whose protein sequence is MEQATTTDQYTSAQPSMEAYPPDLAAADHMELYRSAANPTDHKEYQPVSPIVQRPAPPYAHSQQQSQAATTNFSVVAVAQQRTTLVACPPNHLALSLVNLICCCFPIGIAALSYSLSVDAKFRAGNYEEAKRASNTVRSLNIVGFTVGSIFFVCSIIFVVVSVAVPP, encoded by the exons ATGGAGCAAGCAACTACCACTGACCAGTACACTTCAGCACAACCATCAATGGAAGCATATCCTCCTGACTTAGCAGCTGCTGATCACATGGAATTATATCGATCTGCTGCTAACCCTACCGATCATAAGGAATATCAACCTGTGAGCCCTATCGTTCAGCGCCCGGCTCCGCCATATG CCCATTCACAACAGCAGTCACAAGCAGCAACTACTAATTTTTCG GTGGTGGCCGTAGCACAGCAGCGGACCACTCTTGTTGCTTGTCCTCCAAACCATCTTGCACTGTCATTGGTGAATCTGATCTGCTGCTGTTTCCCTATTGGAATTGCAGCATTAAGCTACTCTCTAAGT gtAGACGCTAAATTCAGAGCAGGTAACTATGAAGAGGCAAAGAGGGCTTCTAACACTGTGAGATCTCTCAACATTGTTGGATTTACAGTTGGATCCATCTTCTTTGTTTGCTCCATCATATTTGTCGTGGTTTCAGTGGCAGTACCACCATAG